Part of the Xiphophorus couchianus chromosome 8, X_couchianus-1.0, whole genome shotgun sequence genome is shown below.
AGGTATTTTCcactttgttgttttgctgtagaaattaaataaatatttttatagtcagaaatatttaattgaaaaacataaatgataattttttcacagtcatttttaaatccCCTCCATCaggaaaaactaaacatttaaaactaaaatctggactttttgtttaacttttaatgttagtagaaaaataaaatttggtcagacttagaaaataaataaaataataataataattagccTTTTTTCCTGACATATTTTGTGAATCCTTCCAGCTCTTCCCTCCATCAGGTTTTATCCTCCATTAAAGGAGAAATCTGTAGAATAATCCAGTTTGTGTTTCATGCATTTCTGACTCACAGCtctctgctgccacctgctggccaGGCGAGCCGCTGAACccatgaggaggaggaggatgatgatgatgatgatgaggatgatgatgatgatgatgaagtcCTCAGGGTGTACTTACTTTCCTAGAAactttaaacacagaaacaggtAAAAACTTTCAGAAGAGTTCACACCCAACAACTACGTTTCAATCAAAACGTTTAGTGAatggaaatctgaaaagtgtggtgtgcatgtTTATTCAGCCCCCATTTTAAATTGccccaaattaaaaaaagatttggagGTCTGGATGATTCTGGAGTTTTGTCtgaataaaaaccataaactcATCTTCAAATCcctcatttatttacattattttacataaagcagctgctggttgtgcaggaggccccACTGCTGCTGATCGTCCACGTTCCTGAAGTCCAACAAACTGTCCAGCTGGTCAGAGGGAACCCTGGTTCTGGTCACTGGACCCCCTTCAGGGTGTGGTAGAGGTGTTTGGGTACGACCACGTAGCGGGCGGCGGGCGGCCCACGCCCGGCCCGCGCCCCCCGCCCCGCCCGCAGCCTCTTGAGCTGCCGCTGCTGCCGGCGGACTTTCTGCTGCGCCGTCTTCAGTTTGCGccgcagcagctccagctgctcctccagctgctccatGCGCCGCTTCTGCTGCGCCGAGTCCTCCGCCGTGTAGTTATGGTCGCCGCTCACCGCCGCCGGGTCGCTGCGGCCGTCCGCCGGGCCGCCGCCGGCCTCCTCCGCCGGcgcagggtcagaggtcaccggCAGGGAGAGCGGGAAGTCGATCTCTGAGGAGAACGGGTTCTCTAGAGATTCTGactgcaggagaaaaacagacagaaagagacGGAGGGACGATGAGATGGATGATCAGACAGAGCACCGGCCcgtgtgacctctgaccttcatgCTGAGGCCGAAGCCGAACAGTGAGGGCACGGCGTTGTCCTTCAGGACCCGGTTGTTGCATTCCCTCTTGAAGCAGTCCTGGCTGAAGTGCTGGGAGCAAATGTTGCTGTACTTGGTGGGCTTGAAGTTGCTCCTCCTCATCGCCGCCACCCACTTCCTGCAGACGTCCGGCCGCGCCAGAGGAAACCTGAGCAGGCCCAGACAGGAAGGGCGGCCATGTTGGTCACTGACTGTCACTGTTTTAattgtcagaaatgtttattgGAAAGTTGTTCATAATTCTAAACGCAGGATAgaatattatgtgtttttcacaCAATATTTCCCTCACTTTAACTTAAACAttcatatttagatttattaacACTTTGGATTAACTGAGAGCTCTGGAAATgttcattaataaaaaataatcctcAAAAATAAGACTTGTAAGCCTAATAATTGTCTACATAGTGTAAAATAACCCTATTTTCATCGTTTacgaaaaaaataaatactttgagtcacaaactgcattttaaacCGACTTTGACGTTTTGTagtgctgctgttttcagaCCGCAGCCACATTgaggtgttttttattttacctctaAAAAGTAAATGTCTCGGTGTTATTACACTGTCACATGGAGTAAATACTTTATATAAACACCAAACGGTGTTTCAAGTACTCTCTACTAAATGATAAACAACACATTTCCGGTTTGATCGGTGTGAGTAACacagatttaattaaaagtggCTCATTATCTTTAAATAcggtaaaacaaattaattttaaaaaatctgtaggCCATCTACACTGAGTTTTACGGCTCagtgtcaaaataaacaaaagaaacctAACTTGGGATGCGTTTACCCCTCGTAAGATACATTCTCTATACTGACTTACCGATAAAGTTATCAAATTCAATCAACCATTATCAACATCTTTAACTTTTTAAGAGCTCAGAAGTAAAATTAACTAAACAAAATGACCAAAGCTTGAAGCGTCCTATAGTTATCTGATTATTGACTCGTAATCTGAACATGAGTTTTAGATTACGAGGTGTAATTGAACACACCATGAAGTTGCCGCCTCCACTACACCGTAACAAGCCGTATAGAAGCGCGAGAAGATTTAAGGGGGTGGCCGCTGGTTTCTATCGGCTATAGCGATAGCAGCTAACGACTCCCGGCGCTTGGACCTGGTTCCGGTCCGCTTACTTGTGGAATGAGATGTCCTTGTCTTTGTGGTACCGGTTCTTACAGCCGTACGCTGAGCACGTCTGGACCATGTTTCAGCCCAAAGAGCAGCTACTTCTCCCGGGTTAAACTTCGCTGCTCTCCCCCTTCACTATCCAAACAAGGCTTCACCGCCAGtaacaaagatggcggccaaGGTCCGGTCACCTGACCTCCGTTCTTACATGTGATTGACGGAGACTTCTCCACACAAAACAAGGACTTTTGAAGCTTTCTTATgactttaataaatatttcatccaCACTAAGAACAATGTTActaattttaattgtttttccgATATCTATCTTTTCTGTGAGACAATTTCTAACAAATCTAATCCAATAAAACAGATGGTCAACTAAACAATAAAGCAGTTCTATAAAACACAGTTGTATTAATTCAATTCATAAGAATATTATTTATCCCAAAGAGAAAAGAAGTTTAATGACTCCcatcatccaagtatcttcatAGAGACCATGTGGATGTTgctgctgtgggcaggaagcaGCTCCAGAAGCAGTCAGTGCTGCAACAATCTGAAAAGgcctctgtttttaaaacagagaataaaaacagagcagtgTGGTTCGGTgtgaagcatttttattaagcaacagaaacactgaaaaccAGCGTAAACTCGCTTACATCCTGCGTAGAAACTGTTTCGGTGAGTTTGTCCCTAAGAGCTTCCGTAGACGGACCCCAGCTGTGATGAATCTCCAAACTGAAACATCAGAAACGGAGAAGAAAAATCGAGGAGTATGGGACGTgatttgtaaagtttttaaacGAGCTCACAAACGCAGCGCTGCAAAAACCAACAGAACGGTACAGAGTGTATTTCAGATGTATTTACATTAGTTATTAATGCTGATATGAAATTAGAAGctttagaagcagcagaaccaaacaggatCCGACCCGTTTGCTTTAAGTCCTTTTAGGGTTCTGCCTTAAATGACTcagttttgctctttttaaaagATTCCTTCTTTACTTCCTGCAGCTGATCGGATCTGATCCGACGTCCTGCAGGCAGAAtcactaaaatgtttaaaacttttatattCCACCTTTAAAACGCGACAGAAGATCTTCACATTCCACCTTTAGGTTTTTCTCAGAGGGTTCCAGCCGACAGAAACATGAGGGAGTTTAAAACTGCAACGCGCCGCCCAGCCTGCAGGGGGCAACGCCGCCCAGCCTGCAGGGGGCAACGCCGCCCGTCCTGCAGGGGGCAACACTGCCCGTCCTGCAGGGGGCAATACCGCCTGCCCTGCAGGGGGCAACGCCGCCCagcctgcagggggcagcactGCAACCCATGAGCGAACTGAAGTAATGTTTCCATAATTATGTTTGTAGAAACCCTAAGAATGGGAAGTGATACCTTCACAGTGATGATGAGGAGGCTTCAGGGTTAAAGGTCACAGGAAGACCTGCGATGGAAACCTCTAAATAAATGCTGACTAATCATAAAAACTCAGGTTAGCTGGTTATAAACATCTGTTCATGTAGCTGACTGAGCCGCCAGCTGAGGCTCAAAccttctgtgatgtcatcaacgattcattaattcatattttaactcCTCCCACTTTAAACAATGCATCCTGATTGGATGAGAGCTCCAACCAGGAAGTTGCTAGCTAAATGCAGAAATTAATCTGTCGGAACGTCTCTGGGGTCATGACCTCTTGACCTCAGAGGGCTGGAAAAccttctgcaaataaaaactgaattcagaTCGGTCAAAATACTGGTACCGAGGTTCTGCAGAACTGGACCGGGCTAAAATACGGTTTCAACAGAACCGAGACAGAAACCTTCAGAGCCGCAGTTTGATTAAAGGAACAGGAAGTCGGGTTTATGTACACATGACCCGGTCAGACAGAAccaggtctggttctggttcctggtCTGGAACcaggtccggttctggttccaggtCCGGTTCTGCGATTCTGGATCAAATGAGTCCAAAAAGCCTGGAGAGCATTTCCTAAACGGGTCAGAACCCCAAACGGTTCTGGAGTCCCGGTCCATCCCCTGGAGGCCGGGACTCTGTCACACAAAGCATCATGGGAAGTGTAGTCACGGCGATGAAGCTCCGTCGCTGAGCTGCTCCGCCCTCCGACCCAGATCGGTCCTGTTCTGATCAGATCTTCATCAGAACCGACTCGTTCAACATCCTCTTCCTGTCTGGGTccgtttccatagcaaccgtCGTGAAGGTCCGGCTCGTCGactgcaggaggaaaaacagagaagaagaaagcgACAGTTTGAGTTTTTGGTTCCGACGTTCGGACCCGGGACCGGCTACTCCTTCTCATCCTCtttgtcttcctcctcttcctcctcctcctcttcgtcctTCGTCCCCTCGTCTCCACCCTTCTGCTCCGCCTCGTCTCCATGTCTGTCCCCGCCGTTCTTTTCTCTGCCGTTCTTGTCTCCACCATTTTTGTCCTCGCCGTCTTTGGACTCGTCCTCGTCGTCAGAACCCTGAAAACACAGAAGGTTTCCGGTCAGTACCGGTTCCtcactggttctggttcaaGATGTCTGATCTTcattaataaatgataaaaatatgagCTGATGCTGTAACACcttctgccccctgctggtaaGGAGGCGTAAAGCTCCATCAGCAGAGCTGTTGTTTACGTTACAAATGAGatcaaaactttaatattacgctaatttctaaaaaatacaatattgcaaatgttgcaaatgtttcctatttctataaaataagaaacattcaAATATGCTTAAATGTTTGAATATGAGTGAGTCATAAAAATCCTGCGCTATGGTTCTTATTGAGAAACtgagttttctaaatctgtgattccattaagcaaatttatttttctaattccAGTTTGAGAAGTTTTAAGGAAATGGCAAATGTCTGGATGGATGAGTGAacagttggatggatggatggatggatggatggatggatggatggatggatggatgagtgaacagttggatggatggatggatgagtgaacagttggatggatggatggatgagtgaacagttggatggatggatggatggatggatggatgttgcacatttctgaaattatttgttttattttaagttttctgaCTGCTTAGGAACTTTATTTAGGTAAACCAGAACTTCCTGTTTCCGGGGAATGAATATGACGTCACACATGGAAGGATGGATCTTTGCATCCCTCCATCCAGTCAACATGGCCGCCTCACAGTGAGGACTAAGGAAGCGAAGGAGCCTGATTGGGTCTCAACcagtttccatggcaaccatctgtaagtcctaccatcacaaacatcaACAGTTTGTTGAGCTGgtggactttaactggacctGGGCGGTTCGACATGACTCGCTGCAGCCTGGCGGTGGCAGCATGGTGCTGTGGGGTACCTGCTTGACCCGGTTCCGCCTCCTGTTGGGCACGCGGGCCTTCATCCTCCGGGACAGCGCCAGCAGCTTGTTGTGCCGCTGCCTCCGCTTCTCCTTCTCCGCCTCCTCCTTCCGCTTCTCCTCCGTCTGCTCCGAGTCCGACTCCTCCTGCCTCTGCAGCCGGCTCCTCTTCCGCGGCTGGCTGCTCCTCTTCGGCTGGCTCCgggcctcctcctcttcatcctcctctccGCCGGggctggaggaagaggagctgtcATCGCCCCCCAGGAAGGAGCGCTTCCTGCGGCTCACCGAGCGGCTGTCGTCGCTGGAGCTCCCGCCAGACTCGCTCCAGTCCCGGTCCGCCTGCTCGCTGTCCTCCTCCGGGGAGCTCTGGAAGTCCGACTGGGAcccggaggaggaggaggagaacgaGCCTTCATCGCTGTCGTCCAGGATGGAGGCGGGAAGGCCGATCTGGCGCTTCTTGGAGGCGGCCACCTTGGTCTTCCTCATGGAGGCGAACATTTTCCGCTTGTAGAGGCTCTCCATgtccgctgctgctgctggagctcagccacgaaaactaatcaaaaataacaaaaataacaaaaacagcgCCGGGGGTCAAAAACAAGCTACAGTCTGCGCAtcaaaacatctggaaaaataaacaacatggcGCCCAGATTAACCTCCAGGAACGACTATTCCCACTTTTCTTCTCCTAATCCTTCTTCTGTAATCCTGACACCGGGAATTTTCTCCTTAATCCTCcgttttttctcagattttcccCCTGCGGAGCTGCGTTTACCTGGATTATTGTTGTAGCTTCTGATCCTTCTTCTCCCGCTGGATCTATGCTGCGCGGAACaacagcgcccccacaggccagtcCGGGAAACTACCAGAATCGTCCCAGCAGCCAGACTCAATCAGCACTGTAAGCGGTTCCGATCAGGCCCAAGTTCACATTCACATGTTTACTTTTACTACTGTTCGCAACATTTACCCAACTAAtgagattattaaaataatataacatgTAATTagattatttaaacagaaaaacataaataaatgcgCTCAACCTGTAGGAGTTTTACAGGTTTTTTTCAGagatgtaaatatgttttttagattttttggaGGGGTTCATAAGagtttatgaaaatattattttaaatataacataaaagtttgcattttgtacaagcattgtttattttattgacttCTTTTGAATAATCTGGtacaatgaataaatatttcttagCAAAGGGGAAACTTCTATGCACAGTTTTTATCCAATAGCATTCCAAGACTGAACAATAAGGTTCAATGAATATGgataaaaagtaaacaagaaaagtcaacatttgtacatttctttgtgttttaaatgtagtAATGTTCCAGAACTGGACCTTATAAGggttaaaacagattaaaattatAAGTTAATAACAGCTACATGTGCAACATAAACATGGaaacaaatgaacatttattattGGTTCTGTCTGCAGGAAGCCATTGACTTTTTCTTTACATCTGCACTAAGTTTTTACAAACATAGATGTTGACTTTATGGCTATAACAGtggaaaaactttaacttttgaaactaaGAAATGTAATAGTTTTTGTAGTACTTCACTGAAATTTGCTCTTTTCTTCAGTGACCCCATAGTTTGGTGAAAACATTTACTTCTTTCATATCAGATCAAACTAATTATAACGCAATAAATGAATGgtttttggagttttttaaCGCCATCAGTAAAAGTTTATAGTTATTTTCACAGGATGAGTTGAAGCAAAAACTGTTAgattgaaatgaataaatattggAGcagatttaatcattttcattctcTTCCTGAACTTCAGGAAAaagttgtgaatacttttggtgtttgtttattaaatattaattttgttacTTCGCAgttattaatgaaaacattcatctttatctgtattctgtttttgtttttctgcatgccTACTGGTCCTGTTGcaataataaatgatttatttatcataTAATTTGTTTCCGTACATCAGTTTACTGACAGTCATTTGAACTGAAGGATGATCtggactgtttttatttcatttaatcaaaCATCTTTATCTATTCCACCTTCATGTTTACAGTGCTGCCAGTAAAACCACAAGGAAATGGAGAACTGGTTCCAGTATCTATGCAGTAAAAAAGATTCATCAGgcctttttttcctgatttattGTAAACTGGGATTAAATTTACTGTTTTCATAATTGACTCTTTGACCTTGTAGCTTAAACTTTACCTCCTTGTTTACttcaaacctgcagcagaaacagaataaaaatcacatcatGTCCAAGATTACACAAACTGCTACCGAATGCTAGTATTTGGTAGCCACTAGCTATTATTTTCTGGTTCAGTACTCAGTTGGTTAGAATCTTAACAGGGATTTCTTCATGTCAATAGGAAACTTAGGTACTATCAAGGTACTATCCTAGGATCCCGCTTATTtagcacacagcttcagttctTCCAgttggaaactagagatcaggatgacctctgacctctgacccaaaccttcagagtcacataaagactgTTACAAACTGGACCTTCtaccacctgaagaacatttccaggaaacATTAAAGATCTGATGTCATAGTATCAACCCTCCAGAcccctcaggttctggttctggttcttctctgcatcagaaccagaaccagacatggagaagcagcgttcagcttctatgcaccacaaaacctggaacaaacttccagaagaCACTGAATTCCTTAAATCAAGATGAAAACCCACCCAAgcgttgcttttgaaccataatagaTTAAATATTGATCAATATTGATCAATGTGATTGAtgtgatgattttaatgacaaCACTAGACATAATGTGATGTCTGTTACAGGTTTCTCTATTGTGGACTGTATTATGTTTACCATTATTACTAGTATCATCACAGCCAATATTTCCTGCCTGCATGATTCAGCATACCTGG
Proteins encoded:
- the thap1 gene encoding THAP domain-containing protein 1 isoform X1, with the protein product MVQTCSAYGCKNRYHKDKDISFHKFPLARPDVCRKWVAAMRRSNFKPTKYSNICSQHFSQDCFKRECNNRVLKDNAVPSLFGFGLSMKSESLENPFSSEIDFPLSLPVTSDPAPAEEAGGGPADGRSDPAAVSGDHNYTAEDSAQQKRRMEQLEEQLELLRRKLKTAQQKVRRQQRQLKRLRAGRGARAGRGPPAARYVVVPKHLYHTLKGVQ
- the thap1 gene encoding THAP domain-containing protein 1 isoform X2; the protein is MRRSNFKPTKYSNICSQHFSQDCFKRECNNRVLKDNAVPSLFGFGLSMKSESLENPFSSEIDFPLSLPVTSDPAPAEEAGGGPADGRSDPAAVSGDHNYTAEDSAQQKRRMEQLEEQLELLRRKLKTAQQKVRRQQRQLKRLRAGRGARAGRGPPAARYVVVPKHLYHTLKGVQ